From a single Vicugna pacos chromosome 4, VicPac4, whole genome shotgun sequence genomic region:
- the FUT7 gene encoding alpha-(1,3)-fucosyltransferase 7 has protein sequence MRDTGLSLARSLRGVGALASAALLAALWLLWLLQSAPGAAPAPRPTLTILIWHWPFTKQPPELPSNTCTSYGVAHCRLTTDRSLLASADAVVFHHRELQTQRARLPLADRPPGQPWVWASMESPSHTHGLDRLRGIFNWVLSYRRDSDIFVPYGRLEPREGPAPPLPAKNGVATWVVSNFQERQRRVQLYRQLAPHMRVDVFGRANRQPLCADCLLPTVARYLFYLSFENSQHRDYITEKFWHNALAAGTVPVVLGPSRATYEAFAPPDAFVHVDDFSSARELAAFLTGMNQSYYRRYFAWRDRLQLRLFRDWRERFCAICTHYPHLPRGQVYQDLKGWFQG, from the exons ATGCGTGATACCG GGCTCAGCCTCGCTCGGAGCCTTCGGGGTGTGGGAGCCCTGGCCAGCGCAGCCCTTCTCGCAGCCCTGTGGCTGCTGTGGCTGCTCCAGTCCGCCCCTGGGGCCGCTCCGGCACCCCGGCCCACGCTCACCATCCTCATCTGGCACTGGCCCTTCACCAAGCAGCCCCCAGAGCTGCCCAGCAACACCTGCACCAGCTACGGGGTAGCCCACTGCCGCCTGACCACCGACCGCAGCCTGCTGGCCAGTGCCGACGCTGTGGTCTTCCACCACCGAGAGCTGCAGACCCAGCGGGCCCGCCTGCCCCTGGCTGATCggccccctgggcagccctgGGTGTGGGCCTCTATGGAATCACCCAGCCACACCCACGGCCTCGACCGCCTCCGCGGCATCTTCAACTGGGTGCTGAGCTACCGGCGAGACTCCGACATCTTCGTGCCCTACGGCCGCCTGGAGCCCCGTGAAGGGCCTGCACCCCCGCTGCCGGCCAAGAATGGGGTGGCCACCTGGGTGGTCAGCAACTTCCAGGAGCGGCAGCGGCGTGTGCAGCTGTACCGGCAGCTGGCACCTCACATGCGGGTGGATGTGTTCGGCCGCGCCAATCGGCAGCCACTGTGCGCCGACTGCCTGCTGCCCACCGTGGCCCGCTACCTCTTCTACCTGTCCTTTGAGAACTCCCAGCACCGAGACTACATCACCGAGAAGTTCTGGCACAATGCGCTGGCAGCCGGCACTGTGCCTGTGGTGCTGGGGCCCTCAAGGGCCACCTATGAGGCTTTTGCCCCACCTGACGCCTTTGTGCATGTGGACGACTTCAGCTCAGCCCGAGAGCTGGCCGCCTTCCTCACCGGCATGAACCAGAGCTACTATCGGCGCTACTTCGCCTGGCGAGACCGGCTTCAGTTGCGGCTGTTCCGCGACTGGAGGGAGCGCTTCTGCGCCATCTGCACCCACTACCCACACCTGCCCCGCGGCCAGGTCTACCAGGACCTCAAGGGCTGGTTCCAgggctga
- the NPDC1 gene encoding neural proliferation differentiation and control protein 1 isoform X3: protein MATPVPPPSPRHLRLLRLLLSGLVLGAAFRGAAAGRPDVATCPGSLDCALKRRARCPPGAHVCGPCLQPFREDPQGLCVPRTQRQPPAATLGLSEHGRGPDLGLPSTPGASSPTPHTSLGSTVSSGPVHMSPLAPRHGDGLALALILAFSMAGVAALAMAALCWCRLQRDIRLTQKADYTAPQAPGSPATPRISQPGDQRLAHSAEMYHYQHQRQQMRCLERHKEPPKELESVSSDEENEDGDFTVYECPGLAPTGEMEVRNPLFDHASLSAPPLQ from the exons ATGGCGACGCCTGTCCCTCCGCCCTCCCCGCGGCACCTGCGGCTGCTGCGGCTGCTGCTTTCCGGTCTCGTCCTCGGCGCGGCCTTCCGCGGTGCGGCCGCCGGCCGCCCGG ATGTCGCCACCTGTCCTGGGAGCCTGGACTGTGCCCTGAAGAGGCGGGCACGGTGCCCCCCGGGTGCGCACGTCTGTGGGCCCTGCCTTCAGCCCTTCCGGGAGGATCCTCAGGGGCTCTGTGTGCCCAGGACACAGCGCCAGCCTCCGG CTGCCACCCTGGGACTCTCAGAGCATGGCCGGGGCCCCGACCTGGGCCTCCCCTCCACTCCGGGAGCCTCGTCGCCTACACCCCACACCTCCCTGGGCTCCACGGTGTCATCTGGGCCTGTGCACATGTCCCCACTGGCGCCACGACACGGTGATGGCCTCGCCCTCG CGCTGATCTTGGCGTTCTCCATGGCGGGCGTGGCCGCGCTGGCCATGGCGGCTCTCTGCTGGTGTAG GCTGCAGAGGGACATCCGCCTGACTCAGAAGGCAGACTACACGGCCCCACAGGCACCGGGCTCCCCCGCAACGCCCAGAATCTCG CAGCCCGGGGACCAGCGGCTGGCGCACAGCGCGGAGATGTACCACTATCAGCACCAGAGGCAGCAGATGCGGTGCCTGGAGCG GCATAAAGAGCCGCCCAAGGAGCTGGAGTCTGTCTCCTCCGACGAGGAGAACGAAGACGGCGACTTCACTGTATACGAGTGCCCAGGCCTGGCCCCG ACGGGAGAGATGGAGGTTCGGAACCCACTGTTCGACCATGCCTCGCTGTCTGCACCCCCGCTGCAGTGA
- the NPDC1 gene encoding neural proliferation differentiation and control protein 1 isoform X1: MATPVPPPSPRHLRLLRLLLSGLVLGAAFRGAAAGRPDVATCPGSLDCALKRRARCPPGAHVCGPCLQPFREDPQGLCVPRTQRQPPGEGLPQPRLEDEIDFLAQELAQKEAGHSRLMAPPLGRQQLLEAAATLGLSEHGRGPDLGLPSTPGASSPTPHTSLGSTVSSGPVHMSPLAPRHGDGLALALILAFSMAGVAALAMAALCWCRLQRDIRLTQKADYTAPQAPGSPATPRISQPGDQRLAHSAEMYHYQHQRQQMRCLERHKEPPKELESVSSDEENEDGDFTVYECPGLAPTGEMEVRNPLFDHASLSAPPLQ, translated from the exons ATGGCGACGCCTGTCCCTCCGCCCTCCCCGCGGCACCTGCGGCTGCTGCGGCTGCTGCTTTCCGGTCTCGTCCTCGGCGCGGCCTTCCGCGGTGCGGCCGCCGGCCGCCCGG ATGTCGCCACCTGTCCTGGGAGCCTGGACTGTGCCCTGAAGAGGCGGGCACGGTGCCCCCCGGGTGCGCACGTCTGTGGGCCCTGCCTTCAGCCCTTCCGGGAGGATCCTCAGGGGCTCTGTGTGCCCAGGACACAGCGCCAGCCTCCGG GGGAGGGCTTGCCCCAGCCCAGACTGGAAGATGAGATTGACTTCCTGGCCCAGGAGCTAGCCCAGAAGGAGGCAGGGCACTCCAGGCTCATGGCCCCACCCCTCGGGCGACAGCAGCTCCTGGAGGCTG CTGCCACCCTGGGACTCTCAGAGCATGGCCGGGGCCCCGACCTGGGCCTCCCCTCCACTCCGGGAGCCTCGTCGCCTACACCCCACACCTCCCTGGGCTCCACGGTGTCATCTGGGCCTGTGCACATGTCCCCACTGGCGCCACGACACGGTGATGGCCTCGCCCTCG CGCTGATCTTGGCGTTCTCCATGGCGGGCGTGGCCGCGCTGGCCATGGCGGCTCTCTGCTGGTGTAG GCTGCAGAGGGACATCCGCCTGACTCAGAAGGCAGACTACACGGCCCCACAGGCACCGGGCTCCCCCGCAACGCCCAGAATCTCG CAGCCCGGGGACCAGCGGCTGGCGCACAGCGCGGAGATGTACCACTATCAGCACCAGAGGCAGCAGATGCGGTGCCTGGAGCG GCATAAAGAGCCGCCCAAGGAGCTGGAGTCTGTCTCCTCCGACGAGGAGAACGAAGACGGCGACTTCACTGTATACGAGTGCCCAGGCCTGGCCCCG ACGGGAGAGATGGAGGTTCGGAACCCACTGTTCGACCATGCCTCGCTGTCTGCACCCCCGCTGCAGTGA
- the NPDC1 gene encoding neural proliferation differentiation and control protein 1 isoform X2, which translates to MATPVPPPSPRHLRLLRLLLSGLVLGAAFRGAAAGRPDVATCPGSLDCALKRRARCPPGAHVCGPCLQPFREDPQGLCVPRTQRQPPGEGLPQPRLEDEIDFLAQELAQKEAGHSRLMAPPLGRQQLLEAAATLGLSEHGRGPDLGLPSTPGASSPTPHTSLGSTVSSGPVHMSPLAPRHGDGLALALILAFSMAGVAALAMAALCWCRLQRDIRLTQKADYTAPQAPGSPATPRISPGDQRLAHSAEMYHYQHQRQQMRCLERHKEPPKELESVSSDEENEDGDFTVYECPGLAPTGEMEVRNPLFDHASLSAPPLQ; encoded by the exons ATGGCGACGCCTGTCCCTCCGCCCTCCCCGCGGCACCTGCGGCTGCTGCGGCTGCTGCTTTCCGGTCTCGTCCTCGGCGCGGCCTTCCGCGGTGCGGCCGCCGGCCGCCCGG ATGTCGCCACCTGTCCTGGGAGCCTGGACTGTGCCCTGAAGAGGCGGGCACGGTGCCCCCCGGGTGCGCACGTCTGTGGGCCCTGCCTTCAGCCCTTCCGGGAGGATCCTCAGGGGCTCTGTGTGCCCAGGACACAGCGCCAGCCTCCGG GGGAGGGCTTGCCCCAGCCCAGACTGGAAGATGAGATTGACTTCCTGGCCCAGGAGCTAGCCCAGAAGGAGGCAGGGCACTCCAGGCTCATGGCCCCACCCCTCGGGCGACAGCAGCTCCTGGAGGCTG CTGCCACCCTGGGACTCTCAGAGCATGGCCGGGGCCCCGACCTGGGCCTCCCCTCCACTCCGGGAGCCTCGTCGCCTACACCCCACACCTCCCTGGGCTCCACGGTGTCATCTGGGCCTGTGCACATGTCCCCACTGGCGCCACGACACGGTGATGGCCTCGCCCTCG CGCTGATCTTGGCGTTCTCCATGGCGGGCGTGGCCGCGCTGGCCATGGCGGCTCTCTGCTGGTGTAG GCTGCAGAGGGACATCCGCCTGACTCAGAAGGCAGACTACACGGCCCCACAGGCACCGGGCTCCCCCGCAACGCCCAGAATCTCG CCCGGGGACCAGCGGCTGGCGCACAGCGCGGAGATGTACCACTATCAGCACCAGAGGCAGCAGATGCGGTGCCTGGAGCG GCATAAAGAGCCGCCCAAGGAGCTGGAGTCTGTCTCCTCCGACGAGGAGAACGAAGACGGCGACTTCACTGTATACGAGTGCCCAGGCCTGGCCCCG ACGGGAGAGATGGAGGTTCGGAACCCACTGTTCGACCATGCCTCGCTGTCTGCACCCCCGCTGCAGTGA
- the ENTPD2 gene encoding ectonucleoside triphosphate diphosphohydrolase 2, whose product MARKVLSLLPPLLLAATGLLGLLLLCVPTRDVREPPALKYGIVLDAGSSHTSMFIYKWPADKENDTGIVGQHSSCDVHGGGISSYADNPPGAGQSLVECLDQALQDVPKERHSGTPLYLGATAGMRLLNLTSPEASANVLAAVTQTLTQYPFDFRGAHILSGQEEGVFGWVTANYLLENFIKYGWVGQWFRPRKGTLGAMDLGGASTQITFETASPIEDPASEVQLRLYGQLYRVYTHSFLCYGRDQVLQTLLASALQAHGFHPCWPRGYSTHMLLRDVYESPCTAAQRPQTFNSSARISLSGRSDPALCRGLISQLFNFSSCRFSRCSFNGIFQPPVAGNFIAFSAFFYTVDFLRTVMGLPVATLQQLEAAVVTVCNQTWSELQARAPWERARLPDYCAGAMFVQQLLSRGYRFDEGTFGGVTFQKKAGDTAVGWALGYMLNLTNLIPADPPGLRKVTDFSSWVVLLLLFAAMLLAAFVLLLRQACSAKSPSVI is encoded by the exons ATGGCCCGGAAGGTGCTGtcgctgctgccgccgctgctgctggcTGCGACCGGCCTCCTCGGCCTCCTGCTGCTGTGCGTCCCCACCCGCGACGTCCGGGAGCCGCCCGCCCTCAAG tATGGCATCGTCCTGGATGCTGGCTCTTCCCACACATCCATGTTCATCTATAAGTGGCCGGCGGACAAGGAGAATGACACGGGCATCGTGGGTCAGCACAGCTCCTGTGATGTACACG GCGGGGGCATCTCTAGCTATGCGGACAACCCTCCTGGGGCTGGCCAGAGTCTTGTTGAATGCCTGGACCAGGCGCTTCAGGATGTGCCCAAGGAGAGACACTCAGGCACACCCCTCTACCTGGGAGCCACGGCTGGTATGCGCCTGCTGAA CCTGACTAGTCCAGAGGCTTCAGCCAACGTGCTCGCGGCCGTGACGCAGACGCTGACCCAGTACCCCTTTGACTTCCGTGGTGCCCACATCCTCTCGGGCCAGGAAGAGGGGGTGTTTGGCTGGGTGACTGCCAACTACCTGCTGGAGAACTTCATCAAG TATGGCTGGGTGGGCCAGTGGTTCCGGCCAAGGAAGGGGACGCTGGGGGCCATGGACCTGGGGGGAGCCTCCACACAAATCACCTTCGAGACAGCCAGCCCCATTGAGGATCCGGCCAGCGAGGTCCAGCTGCGGCTCTACGGCCAGCTCTACCGCGTCTACACCCACAGCTTCCTCTGCTATGGCCGCGACCAGGTGCTCCAGACGCTGCTGGCCAGCGCGCTCCAG GCCCATGGCTTCCACCCCTGCTGGCCGAGGGGCTATTCCACTCACATGCTGCTCCGGGACGTGTACGAGTCACCATGCACTGCGGCCCAGCGGCCCCAGACCTTCAACAGCAGCGCCAGGATCAGTCTGTCAGGGAGAAGCGACCCTGCCCTGTGCCGCGGCCTCATCTCCCAGCTCTTTAACTTCTCCTCCTGCCGCTTCTCTAGATGCTCCTTCAACGGCATCTTCCAGCCCCCTGTGGCTGGGAACTTTATC GCCTTCTCCGCCTTCTTCTACACAGTGGATTTCCTGAGGACTGTGATGGGGCTGCCGGTGGCAACCCTGCAGCAGCTCGAGGCAGCTGTGGTCACCGTCTGCAACCAGACATGGAGTGAG CTGCAGGCTCGAGCGCCCTGGGAGAGGGCCCGCCTGCCGGACTACTGTGCCGGAGCCATGTTTGTGCAGCAGCTGCTGAGCCGAGGCTACCGCTTCGACGAGGGCACCTTCGGAGGCGTGACCTTCCAGAAGAAG GCCGGGGACACCGCGGTCGGTTGGGCGCTTGGCTACATGCTGAACCTGACTAACCTGATCCCCGCCGACCCGCCCGGGCTGCGCAAGGTGACAGACTTCAGCTCCTGGGTCGTCCTCCTCCTGCTTTTCGCTGCCATGCTCCTGGCCGCGTTCGTCCTTCTGCTGCGCCAGGCGTGCTCTGCTAAGTCGCCGAGCGTCATCTAA